The nucleotide window CGACTGCCTATTTCATCGATGTCTTCTCGTCGATTCAGCCGTATGACTACTGGACGCACGACGGCCAGTTCTTCGACGGGAATTTCACGCGCGACGTCTGGCGAAGCACGTTCGCGCGGATCCGCGCGCAACTCGGCGAGAACGCTCCGCAGATCTCGGAGAGCGGCCATGATCAGTTAGTCGGCTGGCTGGACGGTGCCCAATGCAACCATCTGCGCGTTGACGCCAAGCCTCCGAAGGAATCCTGGACTGTCTGGCGGGTGGCATGCGTCGAGGCCGAGCGGATCGCCTGGTTCGATGCCGCGCATCATGCCCTCTTCGTACTGCATGGTGCGGGCTACCAGGATCGCTACGCCGGAGGACTCGACCGCGCCGCGCACGGCATCTACAGCGACGACTACATATCCGCCGAGGCGATGACCGGCCATCCACCCATGGTTTCGGAGCCCTTCGGCCGCAATGTTGTCCGCAAGTACTGGCTGCTGCACGATCTGGGCGGTGCCCTTGGCCGGGCGAACCTCCAGGATGTCATCTTCTTCGAGGGCGACATTCACCGGCAGATCGTCTCCTGGTCGAACGGAGGCAGGGTGTATGTCAACCGTGGCGAGAAGGAGTGGACAATCGAGGGGCACACTCTGCCTGCGTATGGGTTTTGGGCGACAGTGCCTGTAGCCGAGGGTGGGCAGGTCGAGGCCGCCGTTGAGAGAGTCGGCGGGGCAGTCGTGGAGTGGTCTCGATCGCCGGCCGCCTGGTATGTGCACGCGCGGGGGGCGGGAAGTGGACCGATTGCCTTCGGGCCGATTGCGACCGACGGAGGTCTGCGGCTGACCAAGGATGTCGCGAAGATCCGTGTGACGGTTCTTCCTGACAGCAGGCCATTCCAGATCATCCTGCAGCGCGAAGGTCCGTTCTGGTCTGTGCCAGCGTCGTCTCGCCTGGAGGCAATCGACGAAGGGGGAAAGCCCCTGAAGGCTGTACCGATCGGGGCATCGTCCGTTGCGATGACCTGGAGCACTGAAGCCGGAGTCTTCGCCTACCAATTCTAGGAGTCCCCAGACCGGAGGCGGCTACCGGTTCGGGGGCTTCTGAGCTGTCGGGCGGCCCCAGTTGGGTTTGCTCAGATCGCAGGGGTCGCCATGCTGTTTCATCTCTACGGTCAAGCGGGCCTTGAGCTCCCTGACTCGCTCGAGCTGGCTCGGATCGCCGGCCAAGTTCTTCGTTTCCCATGGGTCCTGCTGAAGATCGAACAGCTGAGTAGTCTCCTGGCCAGCCACGTTGTAGAGGATGAGCTTCCAACGATCGGTCCGAAGGGCACGCTGGCAATCGCGATATGAGAGGAACAGGTGATCCCGAGGTCCTGGTCCCCCTTTGCTGGCCACCGGGAACAGGCTCCTGCCTTCGATTTCGATGGGCGTTGGCACCTCCAGCAGATCACACAGCGTAGGGTAGATGTCCAGCAGATAGCACAGCGCGTTTCGCTTCTCAGCACGGGGCAATCCAGGGCCCGCGATCAGCAAGGGCACGCGTCCGCTGTGCTCATAGAGGCTCTGCTTACCCATGAGACCGTGCCGTCCGACTGCAAGACCATTGTCGCCCGCCAGGATGACAATGGTGTTCTCCGCGTCGCCGGTCTCCTTGAGGGTGTCGAGGATTCGGCCGATCTGAGCGTCAAGGTGTGTGATCATCGCGTAGTAGGCCGCGATGTGCTGGCGGGCGATCTCCGGTGTTCGTGGCCAGGGGGCCAGTTGCTCATCACGTCCTCGCAAGTCGCCATTGTCGAAGGGGTGCTCGGGCAGGAAGTTCGGTGGAAGGAGGACTCCTGTAGTCGGATAGAGGGTCGCATACTCCTGTGGAGCCATGCGCGGATCATGGGGAGCGGTGAACGCCACGTAGAGGAAGAACGGCTTGTCCCCCTTGTAGTCGTGGAGAAACCGGATGGCCGTATCACTGAACAACTCGCTTGAGAACTTCTCGCCCGGCCGGTTTCTGCCCTCCGGGTATTGTCCTGTCGGATCGAAGTCGTAGACCGGCACCCTGAGATGATCGGACATGCCGCCGAAGAAAACGTTGCCTCCCCGGGTGAAGCAGCGCGCGAACGATGCCCGATCGTTATGCCACTTGCCCGTGCCAAAGGTGACGTAACCATGTCTGCGCAGGAGTTCAGGCAACGTCAGGTGCTCCGGAGGGATAACCGCGGCATTGGGTCTCAGGTGAAAGAGCGTCCGGCTGGTCATAAGCATCGCCCTGCTGGGCATACATACCGCGCCGTGCATCGAGCCCATCACGTGGGCATGGGTGAAGGCCACACCGCTTGCGGCCAGTCGATCCATGTTCGGCGTACGGATCTCGCGGTTGCCAAGCGCGGCGATGGTGTCGAAGCGTTGATCGTCGGTCAGGAGGAGCACGACGTTCGGCCGCCTCGAGATAGCCGCAGTCTCGGGGTGCGCGGCAGCGACGGGCGAGGTCGCGGACAGGGCCAGAACCGCTCCGGCCAGAAGCCGGAGGCTGGAGCGGTGGCTCGATAACACGCGTCTCGCATCGGTATAACTGAACATGATCTCGTGCTCCTTTGAAGGCGCTGTTTGGATCTGAGAGCTCTGGTGGGACCGCCTTTCCACCTGATTGACGTGTGCCGGGCATGCATCCGGATACGCACCTGGCAGCCGGCCGCACCCTCATGACTTCGCGGTATTCTAACGGCCGATAAGCATTGGGGCGAATGGACGGGACGCGTTCTGGGACGCTGGCCATCGGCTCTCTGCCCTAAGTGGGAGTTCTGTTTGCATTTGCCCATTTTTACATGTTACGTTTGTCCGTAGCTCATTTGGGAGGGAAGCCGATGAGATCTGGATTCCTGGGTAAATGGCGCGGGCGACTGGTCAGGTTTCTCGTGTCGCAGGATGGCCCTGCAGCGGCCGAGTACGCCATCCTGCTCGCCATGATCGCCGTCGTATCGATCGGCACGATCCGATCGATTGGCGAGCGGTTCTACAATCTGTACACCATGATTGCCAACTCCGTCGGCAATGTCATGTAATGCCACCTGCATTCCGCCCGGCGTGAAGAGGTCGTCGACCGGGCAAGTCTGGGCGCGTACTTCCAGGTCTGGGCCGTTCTCGGCCCGAGGCTTGATCTGCCTACATCCTCCCGGCCGTTTCGCTTCAGCATGGTCACCTAAGACTGCCCCACCCAGCAGTGCTGTCGTCTGCCACCGCTGACGCTGGAGGGAATGTTACACAGCCGTTACAGCGCTCCGTTCGTTTCTGATGTACATCATTCACAGAGCCCGCCGCACAGGGACCGGAGAACCGCCGGCCGCTAACGGGATGGCCATTTTCAGAGAACCGGGCGAGTTTACGAAAGGAGCATTTCGATGGCTGACCATGTCGCGCGTTGGTTCCGATTCACGACCGTGAGGGGGATCGCCGGCTGTATTCTGATGATGGCGGATCCTTTGACCTCTCCGACCGCTGGCGCGCCGCCTGTTCGCCCGCCGGCGTCCCAGGCGGCCTGGCCGGTTGACAATCCCCAGGTCTGGCAACCGCGTACCCGGTCGGTCGCGGTTTTCAAGAATGGAATGGGCTTTTTCATGCGTGAGGGCGAGGTGGCTCTTCGGGACGGCTGGTGTACGGCTCAGGCTGTGCCGCCGGCTGCATTTGGCACGTTGGCTTTCTACTCGACGAACCAAGGTCAGATTGTCGACGTCGTCGGCTCCGGCCCAGGTGAGACAGTCGACTTCGACGACCGGGACGCACCGAAGTTGGCAGCTGAGAAAAGGGAGCGGATCGAAGCGTGCAGCAACATGAAGATCGCGCTGACTTATACTCACAAGGGTGTCACCGGCTCGGCCAGCGGCAAACTGGTGTCGGTCAGCTCCGATTTCGCAGTTCTGGAGAGCGAGCAGCACAACTTCGCGGTGGGGCTTGAGGAGATCACCCGGCTGCAGCTTCTTGAACTGCCGCTGCGGATCCATGTGGCCGACGCCACGCACAAACCGCCGGCCAGGGCCGCCCTGGGCATGGCCTACCTGCGTCAGGGAATCACCTGGATTCCGGAATACACCTTCAGGATCGTCGACGACGAGCATGGGGAGCTCACCCTGCGGGGCACGGTGGTCAACGAGGCTGAAGACCTCATTCACTGCGACGTTCACTTCGTCGTCGGTGTCCCGCACTTCATCCACGACAACCTGCTGGCCCCGATTGCGGTGGGCCAGGTCATTCGCACGATCGGAGCCTCGGTCGCCCCAATCCAAACCAGAAGCCAAATTGCCAGCGACGCCTTTCTTTTCTCGAACGCGATCCGGGCCGACCAGGTTGGTCCGGGTGTCGTGGAGCAGCCTGCGGGCGGCGAAAACCGTGATATCCGTGCCGTGCTTGGCAATCTACCGAGCCTGGAAGGCCCCGCGAGCGCCGACTACACGGTCTACACCAAGAAGGATCTCACCCTGCGGCAGGGCGAGAAGGCCATTGTCACGCTGTTCGTGAAGAAGATCAGCTATTCCCACATTTACCGCTGGAACCCGCCCGCCCAGATTGCCCATTACCTGGTTCTACACAACGATACGGACACCGCCTGGACCACTGGGCCCTGTCTTGCCATCGACGGCGAGCGACCGCTCAGTGAAGACCTGATCAAGTACACGCCGAAACAGGGTCACTGCGAGATCCCGGTCACGACTGCGGTCAACGTGGCCTGCAACAGGAGCGAATCCGAGGCTGACCGCAAGCTGAAGGCTCACAGTCCGGCTCCCAACTTCTTCCTCGACCTGGTCACGCTCCGGGGCGAACTGAAAGTCCGCAGTTTTGAGAAGACAGCGGTGACTGTCGCCATCGAGACTCCGGTACCCGGCAAGCCGACGGTCGCCTCGGATGACGGCGATCTCTCGGTGGACACTTCGAAGCTGCAGCTGCTGGAACGGAGCGGGGCGATTCGCTGGCAGACTCGGCTGGACAGCGGAGCCAGCAAGACACTGACGTACCAGTACGAGCGGTACGTGCCGTCGAAGTAGAGCAAGCACAAAGAAGGTGGAAGATTCGGATGTCAGGTGCAGGTTCATGGTGACCGCCATTCAGAAAGGAGCGCAGGTCATGAGGAGACTCGCCGCATCGGCCGCTGTCACTCTGGTTCTTGTCGCATGGTTATGTCCAAACAGTCTGGTATTGGCTAACGGAGGGCCGTTTGTGGTCAAGTATCCCGAGGGCGACCCAGCGGCCAAAGGAGTGCTTGCGCCGCTGACCAACCAGCTCAGACCAGGACGAGAGGAGCGACTGAGAGTTCTCAAGGAGGATCTCGAACTTGTCTTCGTATCCGACCGGAGCCGCATCCCTCTCGGGACGGGGGGGCACGAATCATCCTCACCACTGCCGCCGCTCGTTGTCGTGGCCGCGGCTTACACCATCGAAAACCCGACGGACAAGGACATTGAAGTCGCCTTCGGTTTTCCCATTCTCCGCGGCCTGTACATGAGTCCCTTCTCGATGATGCCCCGTCCCGACGCTCAAGTTCGGTTGAACAACAAGGATGTCGTGCATTCGACGATCATCTCGAATTCGGCGATCTACGGCATGATCCGTGAGCAGGCCAGGCGAACGATCGAGAAAGCCATCGCCAGGGACGACCGGTTGAGTGCGCTGGTTGCCCAAACACGAGCGACCGGCTGGGTCCGGCAGCGCGTGCGGGCTACCCTGCGGACCGCAGTCGGACAGGACCGGGCCCTACAGAAGGCCGTGGACAAGGATGCGCTGGTTGGAGACGCGGCGGCGCCGGCGGCCGGACTGCGCGAGTCGGACCATGAGGCCGCCAGGACGGCTCTGCGAGAGCACGCCGCCAGGGTGATGAAGTGGGACAAGAGCAGCGCCGGACTCCTGGTCGAATACGCGAGTCTCGATTGGGGAAGCTCTGAGGTTCTGGCCAATCCACCCGATCGACCGTACTTCTTGTGGGGCGGGGCTGGCGACAGCAACCAATGGGTCTATCGAAACCTCGGGCCGTTGAGTGCCATCGGCGAACAGAAAGCCACCCAGCTCTTTGCGACGCTGGCGGCTCGCTTTGATCCGATGGTTGCCAGCACTTACGAATCGATCTTCAGCTCATGGGGTGGCGACGTGCGGGAGCGATCAGTCGATCTGACCACCGGGACCGTGCGCCCCAGGGAGATCATCGTCTCAACTCGGCCGGCGTCTGAGGATCGTCACGCCTTGAGAGGGAGCGATCCGACAATATATGCTCGCGTGGACTACCTGGACCCGAACGCCCGGATTAGCGAAGCGGAAAAGGACTCCTGCAGAGGTCTCCTCAAAGACCTTCCGGTCGTGTTCACGTTTGCCCCGATGAACCTGATCCAGTACCAGGTCCGATTCCCGGCCAAGGCCACCCAGGTGCTAACCGTGAGCTACATGCAATACGCGTACAAGGACACGCGCGAGCCGGCCAGTTACCAATTCGCCTATGTTCTGCACCCGGCCTCGATGTGGCGGGACTTCGGGCCGATTCACCTGAAGGTGGGGGTACCAGCAGACGTGCCGTTCAAGGCTTCGGTTGCCTGCGCGACCGGCGGCGTGGAAGAACACGAGTTGCCGAAGGACGTACTGGTTGCTCGACGCTCTGATGGGAGTTTGAAGGATCGATACGCCTTTCACCGGGCAACGCTTCGGGACAAGACTGGCGAGCTGTTTTTGGCGGTGGGCGCGGCCGCGATGGACCAGAAGACCCTCGAGCCTGTGGCGGCCCAGCCGCCTGCCGCGCGCTCGCAACCGGGCGGCGTCGGCACTGCTCAACCTGCGACGCTGACCGGGGGCACACCGGTATCCAACCACGGCGTATCCCTGCGACCTCCGACCACAGTGACACCATCAGGGCAATGAGGCTCATCTCATGAACCGCCGACAGTTCCTACGATACACTTTGGGGACGGCGACAACATCGCTGGGCGCAGCGGCGTCGACCGTCACGCCCGGTGCCGTTCTCCTGACAACCCACACCGGCGATGCTGCGGCGCGATGCGCACGTCTCCCGCCGGTGAGGCGGACCGAATCCGCACCACGTCGCCGGCAGCCCAAGAAGCAGGATCGCAAGCTCATCGTCGTGGTGTTTGGCGGCGGCACGCGATCCAGCGAGACCATGGACGACCCCTCCCATCGGCACATCCCTCATCTGTGGAACGAGATGGTGCCGCGGGGCACGCTCCTGAGTCACATGCATATCGAGCATCGCGTGGTGCACCCCAACTGCACGGCATCGATCATGACCGGGCACTGGGAATGGGATGACAACGATTGGTCGAAACCGTTGGCCCATCCCAGTCTGCTCGAGATGGTTCGCAAGGAGACCGGGCAACCGGACACATCGGCATGGGCCTTCGTGTATGCGTCCATCCTGGCGAGGATCAGCGAGAGCATCGCTCCAGGCTATGGTTTGCCGGTGGCGGCCAACGTGGTTGAACCTCCGACCATCTCACGATCCGTGGCGGAACAGATGAGTCAGTTGCTGCACGAAGCCGCCGGGCGTGGCTCCGTCGAAGGGGAGTTGGCAGCCGCCCGGGAGTGTGCCCGGCTGGCTCGTCTGAACAGCCGGCTCAACATGAGCGGCCTTCGGTCGGAGCCGGCCCGAGCCTTTGTGGAGCGCGAGTACCAGGCCTGGAAAGGAGGCGACGGGACGACCAGTCACGATGCCTTCCTGACCGATCGCGCGGTTGCCTGCATGAAGCGGTTCGCGCCTGATGTTCTGGTTGTCGCGTTTGGCGAGATCGACTGCGCTCACTACGGCTCGTGGTCGCGGTACGTGGAGGCGATCCAGCGAACCGACGAGCTAACCTGGCGGCTCTGGCAAGCGACCCAGGAGATGGAGAGCTATCGCGGCAGGACGCTCATGCTGATTCTCCCTGATCATGGGCGGGAGTTAGAGAGTGCCGACGGCCCGGGTTTCATTCATCACAGCGATTTCTACACCGACCGCGGTGCCGATGAAGGCTGCCGACGGGTGTGGATGCTGGCTCTCGGGCCGGGTGTACCAGTCGGGGGGAGGGTCGATCGGCCGATACCCACCACCGCCGTCGCGGCCACAGCCCTGGAGCATCTGGAGCTGAAGGCCTCGGAAGGAGCCGCGGCTTCCGTACTGACGGAGCTGCAAAGCTGCAGTGGAGCGAGCGGACAGGAAAGGCCGCCCGGAAGACGCGTTGCGATAGTGGAGAAAGCGGGCTAATCTGGATTCGTCTGGATCGATGCGGGCCGGGGAGCTTGGCGACGTCGACCCTTCGGCGTCTGTTCATGAGATGGGAGTGGTGAATGGTGCAGATTCTGGTCATCGAGGATGACGCCGCCATCCGGCAAGGGATCGTGGATGCGGTGGAATCTGAAGGGTACTCCACATTCGAGGCGGCAGACGCCGTACGGGGACGCGACATGGCCCTGGGGGTGGATTGTGACCTGGTTTTGCTGGATCTGGTCCTGCCTCGCGGCGATGGGCTGGACATCCTTCGCGACGTCCGGTCCGCCCGCCCCACCTTGCCGGTGATCATTCTCACTGCCCGCGGAGCCGAGGACGACCGCATCAAAGGGCTGAAGCTCGGGGCGGACGACTACGTGGTCAAGCCGTTCAGTGTGAAGGAACTGCTGGCCCGCATCGAGGCTGTTCTGCGCCGGTCGCCGGAGCGACCGGTGGACATCCGTGAAGTTCATCTGCCCGGCGGCGTGGCCGACCTGGAGCGGCGGGAACTGCGATTCCAGGATGGGGGGCGAACCGAGCTGTCCGAGCGGGAGTCGGAGTTGCTCCGATACCTGGCGATGAACCCCGGGCGAGCCGTTTCCCGGGAGGAGATCCTGTCTCACGTTTGGCGTCTCGACCCCAACGGGATCGAGACGCGTACGATCGACATGCACGTGGCCCGATTACGTGAGAAGCTGCGTGATGACGGAGCCCAGCCGCGCGTGCTGCTCACGGTACGTGGCAAGGGCTACATGTTCGCCTCGGAGGGTGGCTGATGCGTCCGTGGCACAGATGGACGTTGTTCGCTGTGGCTCTGGCCGTCGTCTTGGCGGCCCTGGCCTGGAGCACACGTACCATCGTGTGCCTGGATCGGGCTGAAGCCGAGGCCCGGCATCAGACCGCTCTGGAGGAGTCCGTTCGCCTGGTCTTATGGCGAATGGACTCGGCCCTGGCCCCCCTGATCGCCCAGGAGAGTGGGCAGCCCTATTTCGCCTATGTGCCCTTCTATCCAGCCGAGCGAGCGTACACCCGGATGTACGCCAACATCAGCGCCGGTGATGTGCTGATGCCCTCTCCCCTACTGATGCAGCCGCAACCGCGCGTTCTGGTGCATTTTCAGATTGACGCGGCCGGTCGATTCAGCTCTCCGCAGGTGCCGGTCGGTGAGCAACGGAACCTGGCCGAGCAACAGGGGTTTCGATCGGCAGCAGCGATTGAGGACTCTGCCCGACGGTTGGCGGTGTTAAGCGACGCGCTCAAACCGGATTGGCTGCGCGACCGGCTGCCTCTTCCTGCGGTTCGTAACCTAACCGTGGTGTCCTTACCCTCCGACCAGCCGGATGCCCAGATCACGGGCCCGTCCCCGTGGGCTCAGGCGATGGTCCAGCAGCAAGCCGTTCGCCAGCGACCTTCCGATGGGGGGAAGCTGACGAAAGGACAGCAGCGGATCATCGAGGACAACAGCCGTCGTGCCCAGCAGCAGGTCGAGGCCCAGCAGGGCTTCATGAGCGGCAATTTGCTCAATGTGGACCCCTACAACACGAATGTGGCTGCCGGCCTCATGCAGCCGTTCTGGATCGAGGACATGCTGGTGCTGGCTCGCAGGATCTCGGCCAACGGGCAGGAGTACATTCAGGGCTGCCAGTTGGACTGGCCGGCCATTCGCCAGTGGCTGCTGGCCGATGTCCAGGACGCCCTGCCGGCGGCGGCGTTGGAGCCGATGGGCGGCCGGACCGACGATCGCGCGATCTACCGACTAGCCGCCTTGCCGGTGCGGCTGATCGCCGGGCCGGTGCCGGTGGCCAGGGATTCCGTTCCTTCGACACTGAGGATCTCTCTGCCGCTGGCCTGGGCTTGTGTGCTAGTCGCCGCGACCGCGGTTGCCGTCCTGCTGAAGGGTGCGGTCTCACTGAGCGAACGGCGTGGGGCGTTTGTATCGGCCGTCACTCACGAACTGCGGACGCCGTTGACCACGTTCCGGCTGTACACGGATTTGCTGGAGCAGGGCCGCGTCACCGGCGAGGAGAAGCGCCGGCAGTATCTGACGACGCTGCGGGCTCAGGCTGAGCGGCTCTGCCACTTGGTCGACAACGTCCTGGCTTACGCTCGTCTGGAGCGTGGCAACCATCGGCGGCCGCTGGAGACGATTGACCTGTCGGATTGGCTGGCCCAGGCTGGCCCGAGACTAGCGGAGCGGGCGGCCCAGGCGGGCATGGAGCTTGGGGTGGTGATCAACGATCGGCAGTCGGCGGTAAGCCAAGAAGACCAGGCCGGGCGGCGGTCTAGGCTGTTTGTCCGGGCGGACGAGTCGGCCATGGAGCAGATTCTGCTGAATCTCGTGGACAACGCGTGCAAATACGCGTCCGGTGCCGAGCGGAAGGCGATCGAGATCGTCGCCGGGCGGCGAGGTGCTGGGGTGGAGATCATGGTCCGGGATCATGGCCCGGGGATTGCCCAGCCTGACCGCCGAATGCTGTTTCGGCCGTTCCGCAAATCGGCGAGTAAGGCGGCCAACTCGGCACCGGGTGTTGGCCTGGGCTTGAGCCTCAGCCGTCGACTCGCTCGCGAAATGGGCGGTGATCTGCGGCTCGACAGCGCGGTCCAGACCGGTGCGTGTTTCGTGCTGTCTCTCCAGGCGGAATGACGCGGGACGACGCGCTGCCGGTGCGTTCTACGGCTGCGCGATCAGCACGCCGTGTACATCGACTCGGGGTACGGTGACCGACAGGACGCCATCCGACCAGGTCCATTCCCCAGCGCCTCCTTCTGGAACCCATTCTACTTTTTGCGGTTTGACCGGGAGGCGCCATTTCACCGAGATGGGCCCGACGGGCGGGACGTAGTCGATCAGGGCGTACTCATTGGAGGTGGGTACGTTGGCCCGATTCAGGAAGTGCAGGGCGGGCCGTCCGTCCCTGGTTTTGCGCAGAGCGACGTCGAGGCACGGCGGGCCGCTCACCGTGAAGGCCGGCTCGGGGAAGACGCGTTGAACCACCTGCCCGATGAACTCACGAAGGTAGGGACTGTGCAGGTGGAGGAACCGCAGTCCAACCGGACCGTAGATCGCCCCGACGATGCCGTTCTCATGCCGGGCAATGGTGGCCGCGATTTCGCCGCCCATCCGCGTATCCCGAGTCGGGTATCGCCAGCCGACCGCCTCCGCCCGATGCAAGGTGACTTTCTGCCAAGGGCCATTGATCGCCCCGATTCCATGGGGGGACGCCAGCTCGGCTGGAACCTCCTGCGGCTGCCCTTCGAGCTTGACACCGAGGATGGGCTCGAACTGCCTGGCCGCCGCGGTCCCGACCAGAAGGAGTCGACCGCCATCCCGCACGTAGGCGAGCATCTCGTCCTTCATTCCATCGGCGAACCGGTCATAGTCCGGCACGACGATGCACGGATAGTCCTTAAGACGCCCCTTGATCTGGTGTTCCGCGAGAATGTCGACCGAGTAGTGGAGTTCGAGCAAGGCATGGAGTGTGCCGACCAACTCTGGAAAGCTGCCCCAGGCTGCGCCCACGCTGTCGGAGCGGTCCTCGATGACCGCGGTAGACATCAGCAGGGCGACTTGCGGAATCGACGTGCTCTTGTGGCTCACAGTCTGGCGTGCGCGGCAGAAATCGGCCACCCGGCCGGTGGTCTCGATGACCGCGTCGGCGATGTGCCCCTTTCGGGTCGGCTGGTAGTAAATCTGAAAGCCACCTCCCTGCATGAGGACCACGGCTGCCTCCTGCTGAAGATGGACGGCGGGCTTGATGTTCTGGCCCATGCCCGCCAGGTTGTTCACGAAGCCCCAGGCCATCAGGTCCCAGGGCATTGCGGTGGAAGCGGTGTAGCGAGCCTCGGGGCGGGCCCGATCGACGGAGTTGGTGGGATCGTAGTCGCCGGAGACGAAATCGACTTTGACCCTGACCGGCCAGGGGGTCAGCGTGGTGTACAACCAGTTGCTGGCCACCTGGAACCCTGGGCGTGCGGCATGGACGGCGTCCACCCAGTGCCCGACGTATTGCTCGAAATGACGCCGGTTGAATCGTTTCCACTCCAGCCAGTTGGGCTCGCTGCGGTTCCCGGGAGCCTGATCGAAGCCGGTTTCCTTCTTCCACGCCGCGAGTGCTTCAGGAGAGTAGTCCCAACGGGCGGCCCAGCATTCGCCATCCACCCACGCCCCATCCAGATCGTACTTGTTGGCCGCCTCGACGAGTTGCGGGATCATGACCTGGTCGACGTACGGGCTGAACACACTGGTGTTGTTCGTGTCCCGCTGCCCAGCGGCGTTCATCGCTCCCCACTGAGGGTTCCTGGCCAGTGCGGCCATGTCGAACAGGCCGGAGAAGTGGATGTACAAGGCCACGCCATGGTCGCGGGTCACTTTGCGCCAGATTTCCAGGGAATCCCTGGTGATGTGCGGCGCGGAAGGCCCGATGTTCGACGGCCAGCCCAGAAACCCGCCGTGTCCCTTGCTGTCGTACTGCACGTAATCTGGCTGCACGCGGGTGAGGAGCTTAGCGACCATTTCCTCAGTCACATCGGCACCGAGGGCCGGGTCGCCGGGGCCCGGGTGGAGATCGAAATGCAGCCCGAAGAAGGACTCCGCCCTGGGCAGCGGGCGATGACCTGCCCTATTCTCTCCCATCGACGGCGAGGCGCATGCCAAACAACCACTGACGACAAGGACATAGAACCGGTCTCTGAGCATGGATGGCTTCCTTTCTGGCCGATCTGCTCTACACCGCAGATGTCTGTGGCCGGATGCCGCCTCTGACTTGACCGACGCCGGTCCGCGGTCACCTGGGGTCTGAAGGGTGTCGAGACTCACGGCCGTCGTCAAGTGCCCGCTTTCGACGTCAGGTCCGCCGGGCTGTCGCACCGGGGAGTATACCACGACCAGATGGCAGGCGAGGCCCTCCTCCCCGCCGCGAGGTTTTACCTCAACCGGGCTTGCGGGATGAACGATGTATACCCGCGATTTCCACTCTTGTGGAGTTCCGGAGGTTCACGCAGGCATGCAGGTTCAACTGATCGCGGGCGAGAAGGAGCGGCACCCATCAACCGGCGGCGACAGGTCATCCGTCCGGGAATCCTGTCCGGGGCTGCTTTCACTCAACCGGACACCCGA belongs to Phycisphaerae bacterium and includes:
- a CDS encoding sulfatase-like hydrolase/transferase, translating into MFSYTDARRVLSSHRSSLRLLAGAVLALSATSPVAAAHPETAAISRRPNVVLLLTDDQRFDTIAALGNREIRTPNMDRLAASGVAFTHAHVMGSMHGAVCMPSRAMLMTSRTLFHLRPNAAVIPPEHLTLPELLRRHGYVTFGTGKWHNDRASFARCFTRGGNVFFGGMSDHLRVPVYDFDPTGQYPEGRNRPGEKFSSELFSDTAIRFLHDYKGDKPFFLYVAFTAPHDPRMAPQEYATLYPTTGVLLPPNFLPEHPFDNGDLRGRDEQLAPWPRTPEIARQHIAAYYAMITHLDAQIGRILDTLKETGDAENTIVILAGDNGLAVGRHGLMGKQSLYEHSGRVPLLIAGPGLPRAEKRNALCYLLDIYPTLCDLLEVPTPIEIEGRSLFPVASKGGPGPRDHLFLSYRDCQRALRTDRWKLILYNVAGQETTQLFDLQQDPWETKNLAGDPSQLERVRELKARLTVEMKQHGDPCDLSKPNWGRPTAQKPPNR
- a CDS encoding Flp family type IVb pilin encodes the protein MRSGFLGKWRGRLVRFLVSQDGPAAAEYAILLAMIAVVSIGTIRSIGERFYNLYTMIANSVGNVM
- a CDS encoding response regulator transcription factor — its product is MVQILVIEDDAAIRQGIVDAVESEGYSTFEAADAVRGRDMALGVDCDLVLLDLVLPRGDGLDILRDVRSARPTLPVIILTARGAEDDRIKGLKLGADDYVVKPFSVKELLARIEAVLRRSPERPVDIREVHLPGGVADLERRELRFQDGGRTELSERESELLRYLAMNPGRAVSREEILSHVWRLDPNGIETRTIDMHVARLREKLRDDGAQPRVLLTVRGKGYMFASEGG
- a CDS encoding HAMP domain-containing histidine kinase, yielding MRPWHRWTLFAVALAVVLAALAWSTRTIVCLDRAEAEARHQTALEESVRLVLWRMDSALAPLIAQESGQPYFAYVPFYPAERAYTRMYANISAGDVLMPSPLLMQPQPRVLVHFQIDAAGRFSSPQVPVGEQRNLAEQQGFRSAAAIEDSARRLAVLSDALKPDWLRDRLPLPAVRNLTVVSLPSDQPDAQITGPSPWAQAMVQQQAVRQRPSDGGKLTKGQQRIIEDNSRRAQQQVEAQQGFMSGNLLNVDPYNTNVAAGLMQPFWIEDMLVLARRISANGQEYIQGCQLDWPAIRQWLLADVQDALPAAALEPMGGRTDDRAIYRLAALPVRLIAGPVPVARDSVPSTLRISLPLAWACVLVAATAVAVLLKGAVSLSERRGAFVSAVTHELRTPLTTFRLYTDLLEQGRVTGEEKRRQYLTTLRAQAERLCHLVDNVLAYARLERGNHRRPLETIDLSDWLAQAGPRLAERAAQAGMELGVVINDRQSAVSQEDQAGRRSRLFVRADESAMEQILLNLVDNACKYASGAERKAIEIVAGRRGAGVEIMVRDHGPGIAQPDRRMLFRPFRKSASKAANSAPGVGLGLSLSRRLAREMGGDLRLDSAVQTGACFVLSLQAE